In Lautropia mirabilis, one DNA window encodes the following:
- the alaS gene encoding alanine--tRNA ligase gives MKSAEIRQQYLKFFESKGHTIVASSPVVPHDDPTLLFANAGMNQFKDVFLGFDKRPYSRATTAQKCIRAGGKHNDLENVGYTARHHTFFEMMGNFSFGDYFKQDAIKFAWELLTTVFKLPPEKLLVTVYAEDDEAYDIWAKQVGVPADRIVRIGDNKGARYASDNFWMMGDTGPCGPCTEIFYDHGPEVAGGPPGSPEEDGDRFIEIWNIVFMQYNRDESGELHPLPRPSVDTGMGLERVAAVLQHVHSNYEIDLFVNLLAAAAKVVQDAGGTPETGSPSLKVIADHIRACCFTIVDGVVPGNEGRGYVLRRIIRRAVRHGYKMGARQPFLYSLVPALVKEMGEAYPELKRDQARIEEVLKGEESRFFETIANGMSLLEGALAGLKGKKVLDGETAFRLHDTYGFPLDLTADVCRERGVTVDEAGFETAMAHQREQARAAGRFKGASLLEYDGETTRFVGYDELSAQARVLALYHDGKPAQELKAGDEGVVVLDVSPFYAESGGQVGDQGHLQGQGLRFAVSDTQKIQAAVWGHHGRVEEGSLKVGDTVQAQVNTALRQKTTRNHSATHLLHKALRQVLGDHVAQKGSLVDPDHTRFDFSHNKPMTPEEIQAVEAIVNAEIRSNTATVIRQMSYDEAIAAGAMALFGEKYGDVVRVVDVADTRELCGGTHVARSGEIGVFKIASEGGVAAGIRRVDGLTGEGALAWIQQQLATLAEVAAAVRAPVAEVPARVAQLQTQVKDLGRELDRVKASAASSQGQNLAAQATVLPCGAHLLVTRVDGMDAKALRATVDQLKDQLKSLVVVLASVEGNDKIQLVAGVTPDLVNTVKAGEMLGRVAAQVGGKGGGKPDFAMAGGNDVAALEGVLGMTHERLVQQLANRK, from the coding sequence ATGAAGTCCGCCGAAATACGCCAGCAGTACCTGAAGTTCTTCGAGTCCAAGGGCCATACCATCGTCGCGTCCAGCCCGGTGGTGCCGCATGACGATCCCACGCTCCTGTTCGCCAACGCGGGCATGAACCAGTTCAAGGATGTCTTCCTGGGCTTCGACAAGCGTCCCTACAGCCGCGCCACCACGGCCCAGAAGTGCATCCGCGCCGGCGGCAAGCACAACGATCTGGAAAACGTCGGCTACACCGCCCGCCATCACACCTTCTTCGAGATGATGGGCAACTTCTCGTTTGGCGACTACTTCAAGCAGGACGCCATCAAGTTTGCCTGGGAGCTGTTGACCACGGTCTTCAAGCTGCCGCCCGAGAAGCTGCTGGTGACGGTCTATGCCGAGGACGACGAGGCCTATGACATCTGGGCCAAGCAGGTGGGCGTGCCGGCCGATCGCATCGTGCGCATCGGCGACAACAAGGGCGCGCGCTATGCGTCGGACAACTTCTGGATGATGGGCGATACTGGTCCCTGCGGCCCGTGCACCGAGATCTTCTATGACCACGGTCCCGAGGTCGCCGGCGGCCCTCCGGGAAGCCCCGAGGAAGATGGCGACCGCTTCATCGAGATCTGGAACATCGTCTTCATGCAGTACAACCGGGACGAATCCGGCGAACTGCATCCGCTGCCGCGCCCCAGCGTGGATACCGGCATGGGTCTGGAGCGGGTGGCGGCCGTGCTGCAGCACGTGCATTCCAACTACGAGATCGACCTGTTCGTGAACCTGCTGGCCGCTGCGGCCAAGGTGGTGCAGGACGCAGGCGGCACACCTGAGACGGGCAGCCCGTCGCTGAAGGTCATCGCCGACCACATCCGTGCCTGCTGCTTCACCATCGTTGACGGCGTGGTGCCGGGCAACGAGGGCCGCGGCTACGTGCTGCGCCGGATCATCCGCCGCGCCGTGCGTCACGGCTACAAGATGGGTGCCCGCCAGCCGTTCCTCTACAGTCTGGTACCGGCGCTGGTGAAGGAAATGGGTGAGGCCTATCCCGAGCTGAAACGCGATCAGGCCCGCATCGAGGAAGTGCTCAAGGGCGAGGAGTCCCGCTTCTTCGAGACCATTGCCAACGGCATGAGCCTGCTGGAAGGGGCGCTGGCCGGACTGAAGGGCAAGAAGGTGCTGGACGGCGAGACGGCCTTCCGCCTGCACGACACCTATGGCTTCCCGCTGGACCTGACGGCCGATGTCTGCCGCGAGCGCGGCGTGACGGTGGATGAGGCCGGCTTCGAGACGGCCATGGCGCACCAGCGCGAACAGGCGCGTGCCGCCGGACGCTTCAAGGGCGCTTCGCTGCTGGAATACGACGGTGAAACCACCCGCTTCGTGGGCTATGACGAGCTGTCGGCCCAGGCCCGCGTGCTGGCGCTGTACCACGACGGCAAGCCGGCGCAGGAACTCAAGGCCGGTGACGAGGGCGTGGTGGTGCTGGACGTGAGCCCGTTCTACGCCGAATCGGGCGGTCAGGTGGGCGACCAGGGTCATCTGCAGGGGCAGGGCCTGCGTTTTGCCGTGTCCGACACGCAGAAGATCCAGGCCGCCGTCTGGGGCCACCATGGTCGCGTGGAAGAGGGAAGCCTGAAGGTGGGCGACACCGTGCAGGCACAGGTCAACACGGCCCTGCGCCAGAAGACCACCCGCAACCACTCGGCCACCCACCTGCTGCACAAGGCACTGCGCCAGGTGCTGGGTGATCATGTGGCGCAGAAGGGTTCGCTGGTCGATCCGGACCATACCCGTTTCGATTTCAGCCACAACAAGCCGATGACGCCGGAAGAGATCCAGGCGGTCGAGGCCATCGTCAACGCCGAGATTCGCAGCAACACGGCCACCGTCATCCGCCAGATGTCGTATGACGAGGCCATCGCCGCCGGTGCCATGGCGCTGTTCGGCGAGAAGTACGGTGACGTGGTGCGCGTGGTGGACGTGGCCGATACCCGTGAGCTGTGCGGCGGTACCCATGTGGCCCGCAGCGGCGAGATCGGTGTCTTCAAGATTGCCTCCGAAGGGGGCGTGGCTGCCGGCATCCGCCGTGTGGACGGCCTGACCGGCGAAGGTGCCCTGGCCTGGATCCAGCAGCAGCTGGCCACGCTGGCCGAGGTGGCCGCGGCCGTGAGGGCCCCGGTGGCCGAAGTGCCGGCTCGTGTGGCCCAGCTGCAGACCCAGGTGAAGGATCTGGGCCGCGAGCTGGATCGCGTGAAGGCCAGTGCTGCCAGCAGCCAGGGTCAGAACCTGGCCGCCCAGGCCACGGTGCTGCCGTGTGGCGCCCACCTGCTGGTGACCCGTGTGGATGGCATGGATGCCAAGGCGCTGCGCGCCACGGTCGACCAGCTGAAGGATCAGCTGAAGTCGCTGGTGGTGGTGCTGGCTTCGGTGGAAGGCAACGACAAGATCCAGCTGGTGGCTGGCGTGACGCCCGACCTGGTGAACACGGTCAAGGCCGGCGAGATGCTGGGCCGCGTGGCTGCCCAGGTGGGCGGCAAGGGCGGTGGCAAGCCCGACTTCGCCATGGCTGGCGGCAACGACGTGGCAGCGCTGGAAGGCGTGCTGGGCATGACCCACGAACGCCTGGTGCAGCAGCTGGCCAACCGGAAGTGA
- a CDS encoding sulfurtransferase TusA family protein: MSAIPDHVDAHVDARGLSCPLPILRAKKALATLQSGQVLRVEATDPGSKQDFSAFARQTGNALLAQVDDGDVTVFYLRRR; this comes from the coding sequence GTGAGCGCCATCCCGGACCACGTGGACGCCCACGTGGACGCCCGAGGGCTTTCCTGCCCGCTGCCCATCCTGCGGGCCAAGAAGGCTCTGGCCACGCTTCAGAGTGGCCAGGTGCTGCGCGTGGAGGCCACCGACCCCGGCTCGAAACAGGACTTCAGCGCCTTTGCCCGCCAGACGGGCAATGCGCTGCTGGCCCAGGTGGATGACGGGGACGTGACGGTTTTCTATCTGCGGCGGCGGTAA
- a CDS encoding helix-turn-helix domain-containing protein produces the protein MKAALRSHTLPSAEEVAIARESGRLLSACLQTRADSQQIELFDDAGVSHPVHLPVSALRLLVDVLTEIGKGNAVSVIPIHAELTTQEAADVLNVSRPFLVQLLERGEIPFHRTGTHRRVRYADVMAYKSQIDAERQQALDALAEQAQALGMGYE, from the coding sequence ATGAAGGCAGCTCTCCGCTCTCACACCTTGCCCTCCGCTGAGGAGGTCGCCATCGCCCGCGAAAGCGGGCGATTGCTTTCGGCCTGTCTTCAGACCCGTGCAGATTCGCAGCAGATCGAACTGTTCGATGACGCAGGCGTTTCGCACCCGGTGCATCTGCCCGTCTCTGCCTTGCGGTTGCTGGTCGATGTGCTGACCGAGATCGGCAAGGGCAACGCCGTAAGCGTGATTCCGATCCACGCCGAGCTGACGACCCAGGAAGCAGCGGATGTGCTCAATGTGTCCCGCCCTTTCCTGGTGCAGTTGTTGGAGCGAGGCGAGATCCCGTTCCACAGGACAGGCACCCATCGGCGTGTCCGCTATGCGGATGTGATGGCCTACAAGAGCCAGATTGACGCAGAGCGTCAACAGGCGCTGGACGCCTTGGCCGAGCAGGCGCAGGCGCTGGGCATGGGGTACGAATGA